One Nocardia iowensis DNA window includes the following coding sequences:
- a CDS encoding ParB/RepB/Spo0J family partition protein yields the protein MKRVPIASLRDSDSPRSDGVDLDHVQLLSEVQVPLPPIVVHRSTMRVIDGMHRLKAAILRGRDHIEVRYFDGDDEDAFVLAVQLNAAHGLPLSAADRTAAAARVLGAHPEWSDQAIAALAGISDKTVAAIRRASTAEHPAVNYRIGRDGRRRPLNPTEGRMRASALFTEKADAPLREVAAEAGISLNTARDVRERLRRGEDPVPEQRRGRTCRDTTADRHDSADTPPDLNDALALAPDWKAKFDVLARDPALRFNEEGRTILRLLHSQMMGAQAWERLIENVPTHSTASVAEAARRCGQAWQQFARRLEARQCETGTTQRFVSEAHCSESDSLGHSAGDLRIVSARRA from the coding sequence GTGAAGAGAGTACCGATCGCGTCACTGCGGGATTCGGACTCGCCGCGGTCCGATGGGGTGGATCTCGACCATGTTCAGTTGTTGTCGGAGGTGCAGGTCCCACTGCCGCCGATTGTCGTGCATCGATCGACCATGCGGGTCATCGACGGTATGCACCGCTTGAAAGCCGCCATCCTTCGGGGACGTGATCACATCGAAGTCCGCTACTTCGATGGCGACGACGAAGATGCCTTCGTTCTGGCGGTGCAACTGAACGCGGCCCACGGACTCCCACTGTCCGCGGCCGACCGGACCGCCGCGGCCGCACGAGTCCTCGGTGCTCATCCAGAATGGTCGGACCAGGCGATCGCCGCGCTGGCCGGTATTTCGGACAAGACCGTGGCGGCAATCCGCCGAGCGTCGACGGCGGAGCATCCAGCCGTGAATTACCGGATCGGCAGGGACGGTCGCCGAAGACCACTCAACCCGACCGAGGGCCGGATGCGGGCCAGCGCGCTGTTCACCGAGAAGGCGGACGCGCCGCTGCGCGAGGTGGCGGCGGAAGCGGGAATCTCGTTGAACACCGCGCGCGATGTGCGCGAACGGCTACGCCGCGGCGAGGACCCCGTCCCTGAGCAGCGTCGCGGCCGGACCTGTCGGGACACCACCGCGGACCGGCACGATTCGGCTGATACGCCACCGGATCTGAACGACGCGCTGGCGCTGGCCCCGGACTGGAAGGCGAAATTCGACGTACTGGCAAGGGATCCCGCACTCCGGTTCAACGAGGAGGGCCGGACCATTCTGCGACTGTTGCACAGCCAGATGATGGGCGCGCAGGCATGGGAGCGCCTTATCGAGAACGTGCCGACGCACTCGACTGCCTCGGTCGCCGAGGCCGCTCGCAGGTGTGGCCAAGCCTGGCAGCAGTTCGCTCGCAGGCTGGAAGCTCGTCAGTGTGAGACCGGAACGACTCAGCGGTTCGTGAGTGAAGCTCACTGCTCGGAGTCGGACAGCCTGGGGCATTCCGCCGGAGATCTGCGGATCGTCAGTGCGCGACGAGCATGA